The genomic window TgacagggaggcaggaggtgtGTGTTCTTTGAGGGCCTGGAGGGGAGACGTGGGAGCAGATGTGGATGAACGGAAAGTGGCGTGGATTTCTGTGGCTGCAGTCACGGCCCCACGCCTGACACCCCCTCTGGTGTCTCCTGGGGACAGAGGTGGAAGAGGCGGCTGTTGGCGGCTGCTGGGGTGCTCCGATCCTTAGCACCCCCAGCTAGCGCCCTGAGCACCTGTCCTGTGCTCTCCCACAGAAGAGCCGGCCTCCGTGTGGCCCAGAAATGCCTGGTAGCAGGCTTTCTGTTTGCagactcttttcttttccctctggccACTACGGCTAATAGAGAAGAATTTGCTAGAAGTGAGGAAAGGAAACCTGTCAAAGCTACCCTGCTTTGTTCTTCACGAGCTTACTTTCTCTCCGAAACTGGCGTCTCtgaaatgtttttcacatttactgTTTTCTCTGATTGAGCCCAGCTCTCTCCTTACCAGTTGTCGGATTTCTTCATAGTAGCAGACGTGCAGACCCAGCCACGGATCCGCCTCTGACCCACGGGAAGAGGGCAGGACAAGGACCCGGAGAAGTCATAGGACACGGGGGCTTTGAACGACTGCCTCTTTCATCTGGAAATAGCGTGGGGTCCAGTATGTTTGAGAACCGACCCTTAGGCGATGGAGGCTGTGGACTGTTAAGGCGGACTCGCCCGGGGCCTCCGCCAGCAGCGGGAGCTGAGGGGGTCCCGAAAGGCCTGCGGTGCGGGCGGGGTCCCCCCTGGTGGCTGCTGCAGCAGGCCCCCCGCCAGGCTGCCCAGAGCCGCCCTGCGGAGCCTCCAGGCTGCAGGAGAAAGCCTCGGCCTGCCACACTGCACGGGGCCCCCACACTGCCTGGCGCACCGCTTGCTTGCCGAGGGGCTCAGGGGCTCGCACAAAGCACAGTTCACACTCCCGCagcctgtttgttttgttgggtAATTATAAAGTGTtgtgtataatttgtttttaaattaagaacaGAGAACAAAACCGTTTCCTTCGTGTAACAAACAATAACACATTAGTCTTCCCCTGTGGCAGGGGAATGAATGTGAATGAAAGAGTAAAGCCAGGGTTTGTCAGGGGGAGAACTTGCTgagcagggggagtggggggagagagtgggagacagagcatgggggaggCGGCGGGGGCGCCCGGGCCCCTCCTGGTCTCCGTTTTGCTGGGCCTGCTGGGAAGGGGGCAAGATGTACAGCTTCTGTTACAGTGTTGTTGGACGGCAGGCATCCCGTCAGCCTGTGGCACATGCAGAGGTGCCCTCTGGGGTCCCTGTgcctgtcctcccccaccccaccctccagggACCGGGCGGTGTGCGGTCATTGGTTGGGCTCATGCCTCCTGACCGGCTGTGGGCTCTGGTGGGCTTGGCTGGGATGGGAGGCTCAGCCTGGGGGCGGGAGGCTCTTCCGGGATGGGGGGACgcgtgggctgggctgggctctgtcTCTGACTTGGGGGCTGGGCACCTTGGAAGTTTCTTTGGGTGAAGTAAGTCCGAGGCGGTTTCCCTGCCCACTGAGCAGCCCGGCCGCAGCCGAGGGGGGTTACGGGGCGCAAACACGTCCTAGTGCGGGAGGTGCATTTTCACTGCCGGCGACCCAGAGCCCAGAAGGGGCAGAGGCCGCGGGCTGCGCCCAGGGAGGGGGGCACAGTGAGGGGCAGCGGGAGCTGAAGGAGCTGCGAAATTGGGGATTTCGACCCAGAGCGAACGGTCGCTGCTGGGGTCTTCCGGTCGTGCTGGTGGCAGAGGCTCCAGGTAGCAGGTGGGCTCCTGACCCCTGGAATTGAGCTGAACTTCAGCTCTAAACTGCGGTGCAGCGGAAGCAGTCTTGAAAGCCTGCGCCCCCTCCTGCTAGGTGCTGATGCCCCTGGCTGTCCCCAGGAGGTGGTGGCCCAGAGCCGAGCCAGCGGCCTGCTGCAGGAGGGTCCCCTCTCTGGGCGCTCAGCACAAGTGCAGGGGGAAGTCAGCCGGCCACAGCCCCTCCCGGAGGGCTCTTCCTTCTCCTGGCCCCGGGGTCCTGATTCTGACGGAGAGGGAAGAGTCCCCTTCGGCTTAAACCCAGACTGACGCACCTGAGACCCGCAGACTCGCTTTGTCTGGGCCTCTGCAGGCCGCCACGTTCCGGACCGCGCTCCAGGGAGGGGTGTGTGCGGAGCCGAAGCGCGGCCTGTGTGTGGGTTCCGGGTGCCCCGGCCTCCAGGCTGCGCCCGCGGGGGGCACAGAGAACAGGTGCTCAGCGGCCCTCGGTGCTCCCTCCTCGTAGCTAGTAATTCTCCAGGCAGTAAGTTATTCGGAATTTACTTGAAGGGCCTTGAACTTGCTTTTCCTTGGTTTTTGCCTAGGTTAGTTGTTTTAGAAACTGCATTTTTGAGGTCCTTTAACGAGCAAGTACGAGGCCGGGGCCCTGGGCAGCGGGTCCCGAAGGAGCCGTGTCGCGGTGGCGTTCGGTTCGGGATGTCAGCTGGGGCCCGGGGGCCGGCCGACGCCATCTGGGCAATTCCACCCCCGCTCTGGTGGCGGTAACCTGTGGCGccctctctctcccagccccaccccaggtaAATCCACTTGGACGTTTGTGGGTGCGGTGCTGCCCCCCACCCGTGATGTCCCTCCGGCGCCTGCTCTGTGCTGCGGCCTCCCGGCGGCCGGCTCCCGTGAGATGCAGACGAGGCAGCCCCCTGCACACGGCCCCGGCGGCCTGCTCGGACAGGAGTGCCCCCGTGTTCGGCCGGGCCCTGGCCTTCGGGGACCGGATTGCCCTCGTTGACCAGCACGGCCGCCACACGTACAAGGACCTCTACCACCACAGCCTCCGCCTGTCTCGGGAGCTGTGCCGGCTCCTCGGGTGTGCCGGCGGGGACCTCCAGGAGGAGAGGGTCTCCTTCATGTGCTCCAACGACGTCTCCTACGTGGTCGCGCAGTGGGCCTCGTGGATGAGCGGGGCGTCGCTGTCCCCCTCTACAGGAAGCACCCGCAGGCCGAGCTGGAGTATGTCATCCGGGACTCCCGGAGCGCCGTGGTCCTCGCCGGCCGGGAGTACGTGGAGCTACTGGGCCCGGTGGTCGGGAGGCTGGGGGTCCCGCTGCTGCCCCTCCCGCCCACGGTCTACGGTGCGGCGGCCGAGGCGCCCGGCGAGTGGCGGGTGCCGGAGCAGAACTGGAGAGACCGAGGCGCCATGATCATCTACACCAGCGGGACCACAGGGAGGCCCAAGGGCGTCCTGAGCACTCATCACAATATCAGGGCCATGGTGAGTGCTCGTACGCCGTtgtgctggggcccctggggtcGGTCCGGCTTTCCTGTCCTTTTCTGGGGGGCCTCTCGCGGCTGCCCCCGTCCTACCGACCCTGCCGGCAGCACACGGCGAGACGTGACCGCCCGCCCCGCCACCCCGGGTGGGGCGGCTCTGGGAAAGGGGGCTCACTCGGGTGTAGGGGGACCTGGCGGCCCCCCGAGGGGCTCCGCGGGGCCGTGCCGCGAGCGAGAGACCGAACGTGCCCCGACACGTGACGTTGAGGGGTTTCGGGGAGAGCAGCCGTGAGGCGAATGTTCGAGACGCGTGATCGGCACCTGAAATGGGGCTTCTTTGGGAAACCTGAAAACAGGAACTCGTGGACCCCACATCTTGGGTGTGACTTTTGTGTTCTGTGGCCTCGGCATCCCTGGGAAACTCCCCAGCCGCTTTGTTTACCTTTAATTTACATCCTTCCTACTTCCGGAAACCGTTTGCGTGGATGATAAAGACCCTTACACGCTAGGAGCGGTAAAATAGAACCGATGCTCGGGACCACGAAGGTGAAGTGGTTAAGTCTTGGCCCAAAGCGGTCCTGTACGTCGGGGTAAACTGAGTCCGGGCTGACTGCAGGCAGGGTGTCACGATGTGTTTTCTGTCTCCCCTGCAAGACATACTCTGTGTCTGAGGAGACCCCATCCCTCGGCCGATCTTTGCAAAGGGGCGAGCGGGTCACGTGGGTTTGCCCGTAGCGGTCACTGAGGTGTGCAGGACGACGTCCCCACTGGAGATCTTGAGAACATTCAAAGCGGGGTGTCCCACACTGCTTCTCACTGAAAGCCAAGGTTGTGGCAGGAAACCCAGCTCCGGGTTCTGTGACGGTTCAGCTGGGGTGAGGGCGGTGCCGCAccaggaggtggagggtgggcgGCCAGACTCTGCCGAGGCCCGGAATCCCAGGGCCTGCCGGAGTCAGAACTGCACCCTGactgccgggggcggggcggggacggGGGGAGCCACCACGGGCACATGCAGGGGACTTGGGACCCCCACACTAAAGCCCTGGCCGTGTCCAGCTCTGCTCTTGGACACGGGGGTCGGAATGTGAGCCAGCAGACCAAGGTCACGAGGCCACTGTCACCTTCAGAAGCCATGAAGGACTGGGCACCCGGCACCAGAGTGggagctgcccctcccctgccctcccctgtcctcccctcccctcctcccctcccctcccctcccccctcccctcccctcccctcccccctcccctccccctcccccctcccctcccctcccccctcccctcccctcccccctcccctcccctcccccctcccctcccccctcccctcccctccccccctcccctcccccctcccctcccctcccccctcccctcccccctcccctcccctcccctcccctcccctcccctcctcccctcccctccccctcccctcctcccctcccctcccctcctcccctcccctcccctcccctcctcccctcccctcccctcccctcctcccctcccctcctcccctcctcccctcccctcccctcctcccctcccctcctcccctcccctcccctcccctccccttctctcctctcctcccatcccctcccctcctcccatcccctcccctctcctccctgccccagcctggtgGCTTCCTTCCCATCTGAGGCCGTGCCTTCGTCCCACAGGTGACGGGGCTGGTCCACAAGTGGGCGTGGACTAAGGACGACGTGATCCTCCACAGTCTCCCGCTCCACCACGTGCACGGCGTGGTCAACAAGCTGCTGTGTCCCCTCTGGGTGGGCGCCACCTGTGTGATGCTGCCTGAGTTCAGCGCAGAGCTGGTAAGCAGGGGACAGGCTGCGGGCATGACTGGATCTGGGCGCCCGGGGACCGGGGGCGCCTTGCTCTGCAGTGAGACCCTGTGGCTGTGTGAGTTCTGCGTTGCTGCCGTAACAAAGGAATACAgagcggggcggggcagggggctgACGGCAACACACAGATCCCTCACGGTTCCCAAGTCAGAAGTCCACGATGAGTCTTCTAGGGTGATGTCGGGGTGCGCACAGGGTGGCTGCCATCTGCGGGCTTCGGGACAGGCTGGTCCTGGCTTCTTCCAGCATCGGGCGGCACTGTGCCCTTGGCTCGTGGCCACCTCGCCCTGGGCTCTGCCTGCCTCACGTGGACCCCGTGGTCACATCGGGCCACCTGCGTGTCCAGGGTACCCTCCCTTCTCAAAAGCTTTAACTGCAGGTACAGAGCCCCTCTTGCCACGCGAGGTGACGTATCCATGTTGATTAAGAATCGGACGTTGGGGTCCGTGGCTCAGCCAACCGCACCGGCTCTCCTTCGTTCCGCAGCGGGAGGTCCAGCTGGGGCCTCGTTGTCGGGCCTGCCGTGTGCCCGTCCTTACGGCGTGTTCCTCCCCTGAGGCTCTCGGCCTCTGCCCTTCATCCGTTTGTGTTGTTTCTGAACCGCGGGGTCCTTGGTGGTGTTGAGTGAACAGAGAGTCTGCAGCTCTGAGATGGCTGAGGCCCCGCCCACTTTCTAGACAGACAGACCCGTCTGGATGGTCGAGCGATGGTCCTGGCATGCACACGCCTCTTCCCGGCGGGGCTCTGACCCaggcccttcccttcctctctctccgccctgctcccctcacccctggCCGCACGGCTGCCCTGAACGGACTCGCTAGAACGGACTTGACGTTTCAGCCCATCGCACCGTGCTCAGGTTCATTCCTGTGCTGCCCTCAGGCTCCCTTGGCCTCTTGTGTCACCGTGTTGGGTCCCACTGCTTACCCGTGCTGCCATCGAAGGACATGGTTTCCAGTCCGAGGACATTGTGAGTCAGGCTGCTGAGGACACTCTCGTAAGGCTCTTTCTGTGGACGTGTCTCTCGGCCGTGACCTGCCACGGACACACGAGTGGAAGGGCGCTTACTGCCACCGGCAAGGCGTGCGGGTGGCTCCGTGTCCTCGCGCACATTGGCATCGCGGTCGTGTGGCTCTCAGCCGTTGCAGCGAGAGGGTTGGGtttgtgcccgtgtgtgtgtttTCGCTTCCTTCTGTCGAGGTGTGATGCCCAGATAGTGTGTATTTCGCCGCGTTGAGGTGAGTGTGCGTGTGCGAGGCCCGCCGTCCCTGCCCTGCGAGGCTGGCCGTGCCCCCTtccgcccccccaaccccggaCGCGGCCACCTCTTCTGTCGTCCTGCTCTAGGGCAGTTGGTCTCCTGAGCCTCACGAGTGATGGGGGCACAGAGACTGTGTCTCACTGCCGTCCCTGACCGTTCTTGAGATGTGTCTGTTCACGCGACAGTGGCTCATCCCTTCTCTGCTGctgtccctcccttctcctgTTGGGGGACATTGGGTGCTTTCCACTTCGGCTTTACAAGTAAAGCTGCCAGGACATCGTCATGGAACTTCCTGTAGGGACAGATTTTCCTTTCCTTGGGGTACATACCCCAGGGTAGGACTGCTGGGTCAGGACGTCGTGTGCGTTTGACTTCAGGAGAAACTGCCGAACCGTGGCTTCTGCTCCCTGCTTTTGTCGGCAGTGAGGAGGGCAGCACAGCACAGTTGTCCAGGTTTTTGCATTTCAGCCACCTTCCTGCGTGCACAGCACCACCCTGTTTTCGTTATAATATTCGTATTTTTcctgagcactttttcatatgtTGTTGGCCATTCAAAATCTCTTTGAGGTGTTTTTTTACTATTGACTTGTAGGTCTTCTTTATACAATCTGGGTAGAAGGCCTTGGTCAGAATTACACACTATGAACCTTTCCCCAATCTGGTGTTTCACAAACAGTGTCTTTTTTAACACTGTCTTGTGATACAGACAATTTTTACTTCTGTAACTCTGGTCTGGAAGTGGTGACCGTCGTGGACGTCCTTGACTCACGGTCTCGAGGAAAGCGTTGACGGTTCCCGGTTCAGTGTGATGCCAGCTGCTGGGTTTGTAGATGCCGTTTACCAGCTGAGGACGTCCCTGTCGCGTCCCTGTCTGTGGAAACTTCTTCTCTTAGAGGGGACAGGGTATCACAGGTGTCTTACCTATTGCGATGATCACACAGCCTCTTCCCCCTTGATTTGCTTattatctctttctccctttagTCTGCTAACAAGGCTAGTTATGCTGATCAAAGGTTTTCACGTTTCTAGCTTCCTAACCTTGCGGCCCAGACTTCCCGTGGTCGGGATGTGCTGTCTTTTTATGTGTTGCTAGGTTTGATTTACTGACGTTCTGTTAAGGCTTTTGCATCTGTGTTGATGAGGAAGGCAGGTCTGTAGCCCTCTGGGGGCGTCCTCGCTGGGCGTCTGTGTCGGGCCGTGCTCCCCTCGGGAAGGGCCTCTCCCCCACCGGGCAGGTTGACGTAAGGCCGCGGCTGTCCCTCCCCTGAGGTTTGCTCAAACTCACCATGGCAGCCATCCAGGCCAGACCTCTCCGGGAAGGCTTTTAACGAAGGGTTCCGTTTCTTTAACGGATTCAAGACTTCTAATggttcctgttttgtttcttgtgtcagttttggcaagtttttgtgtttattttacttgtgcttattttctatttctgagagagagacagtgtggccaggggggcgtgggggggagggacagagagagaaaatcacaagcaggctccacgcttaacacagagcccgacatggggctccataccacgaccctgggatcgtgacctgagccgaaatcaagagtcaggccctcagggcacctgagtggctccgtcgattaagcatttgactttggctcaggtcatgatctcacagcttgtgggtttgagccccatgtcggtttctgcgctgacagctcagagcctggagcctacttcagattctatgtctccctctctctctgcccctcccctgctcccattctctctctctctctctctctctctcaaaattaaacaaacagtaaaaaaaaaaaaaaaaaggtcaggcactcaaccaactgaaccactcggGTGCCCCATTTTTGTTTCCAGAAGAAATTGTGCCTCATTAAAATTGTGAAATGCATTGGCATGAAGTAGTTTGtgcttctctccctgtccttccggGGTGCCTGGGCTCTGAGGTGGTGTCTCCTTTAACTCTGATGTCGGCGGTTGGCGCTTTTGTTCTGTTCTCTTGATCGTTCCTGTGTCCGGGCTCGCGGTCCTGtcagtcttttctttcctccagtgCACCCGTGCTGCTTTAAACAGTCCGGAGTCCATAACTTGCACAGTGATGACCCGGCCTTCCCTTGTGGggtgctccccctgccccccccgccGGCTCGTGAGCCTCCCAGCTCGTTTCCCTGAACTGTGTCGCGTCTTTCCTGCGGCTGTCGACGCGTTGTTCACACCATGCAAGTCGCCACCGTAAATGATTCAGGGAGTCTTCATAAATGTGGATTCTCGGGCTTTGTCTCAACCCCTGCTCCCACGCGGTGACCGCCGCCCACCGCCGTCCCCGCGCATTCCCCTTCCTGGACGCTGCACGCACGGGGAGTCCTACCGCCCGCAGTGTCCCGTGTCCGGCTTCTGTCACCGCGCACAACGTCGCCgctccatccacgttgcagcGCGGGGGTCAGCGGCCCCCGTCGTGCGGCCGCGCGTGCTCCGCTCGCCTCCGAACCGTCCGTCGGGCTCGTGGGAGACTCGTAGTTTTGCCCGGTGGGAGCGGCGCCGCCGTGAACGTTCGCACGCAGACCCTTGTGTGGCCCTGTCTCCGTTTGCCTTACGGGGATCTGCAGGGACAGGATCGCCACATCGCAGCGCGGGTTTACGTTTTGTGTTTTCCGAAACCGCCAACCTGTTTTCCAGATCCGTTCTTTCCTGGTTTACGTTTTCACCCAGGTGTGCGGGGACCTcggtttctccatatcctcaccagcctTGTTCTAAGTGACCGCTGTCCTCACGGTGGAGGATGTGCAGCGAGATCCCTCGAGGTTCCGATCTGCATTTCCTTGCTGACTAGTCAGGTGGAGTGATGTTTCACGGTTTATTTGCACCCCTGTCTCTTCGGTGAGCTGTCTGTTTAGGTTTTTTGCCCcttaaattgggttgtttatcTTACTGAGTCGTAAGCGTTCTTCATATGTTCTGGATGTAAGTCTTTTATCAGATGGatggtttgcaaacatttcctcCCAGTCTGGCTTGTCTTTTCCTTGCCTTAATGGTATCTTCTGAAACACGTGTTTTGGTGAAATCCGTCGTATCTGTTCATTTCATAGATCACACTTGTGGTGTGACCGCTGAGAAATCTTTGCCCAACCAAGATCACGaagatttttttccagaagttttgtGGTTTGAGCTCATGCATTTAGGTCTCTGGTTCACTCTGGGTTAATTTTTGTGCGCGGTGAGGGTCTCAGATTCATCCTTTATGGGTACGTGTTCAGTTGTCCTAGCACTGTCCGCTAGAAAGATGACCTCTCCCCGGCTGAAGGGGGGCTCCCTTGCCAACACCCACTTGGCCGTGCGTGGCGGTCTGTTTCCGGGCTCTGGTCGGCCCGTATCTGGGGGTCTGAGCTTGGACCAGAAGCATGCTGCGTTGGCCACCGTTGCTTTAGAGCAGGTGGGGAGTTGAGAGCTGTGAGTCGTCCACGCTTGCTCTCCCTTGTCACAGTTGTTTCGGCTCTGCTGGGTCCTTACCCTCCCACGTGAATGCAGCCAGGGGCCTGGGGCCCCGGGGGACGTGGTGACACTGCGGCCAGGTGGCAGAGGACTGCCGTCTCGTCAGTGCTGCGGCTGCCGGCCGCCGTTTCCTCGGCCGCCCGTGCGTCGCCCGCACTGCTCTgtctcctgtcctgtcctgtcacTTTCAGTGTAGACCTTTGCCACCGGCCTATGCCCGACTGCTTCTGTCCTTCTGTGCCTTCCTATCCGTGTCTGAGTCTGTCCGGGGAACTCGTGACTTTGGACAGTATGTCTCCTGGTTTTGTGATGGTTCTTTTTTGTATTTCCACATTCCCGATGAGATCcttgattttctcttgttttgttcaCCTTTTCTTCAAAATTCTGTAGCCTGTTTGTTGTAATCGCTTCCTGTTCCcggtctgataattccaacatctggatCTTTGAGGCTCTgctcaaagacattttttttcctaattatggGTCACATCTTCCTGTTGCCTTACATGCTTTGTCACGTGGGGGTGCCCATCATTGTCTGTAAAGGAACAGTATTGTTTCCCCTGAGAGCCCAGTCAAGGGGCAGCGTGTGAGGTGCCAGGCCCTCGAATGCCGTGGGCCGAGGTCCGCATGTGTCCGGGGCACCGGGGGCCCAGTGCCGTGAGCTCtgcgccacccccacccccccatgacCGGGGCTGACGCGGCAGCACCATCGGGGGGGGAGCCGCGGAGGGAGTGTGCTGCCCCAGCTGCCTCCAGGGCTAGGCGACACGTGAAGCGCTTTTGTACGAAAGCAAGACGCGTCTGTTGCCGAGTGACACAGAATGCACGTGCCTTCCCGATGAGCCGGGACGGTGGCGCATTTACCACCTCTGTTGgcgccaggccctgtgctgacccgGGGCTCACCGCTGCCCCTCGGGAGGGCGTGAGGTGCCCCGCCGCTGCTGACGCCGGGCCGATGCCGGAGCCGCGCCCCCTCTCGCGACTTGCTGTCCCTCACAGGTCACCCTGCAGCGGACACCAGTGTCGCTGGCACAGCAGGTCCACGGAGTGGCCAGGGGCTGTGTCACCCCGTGAAAGTGACGGGAGCCGCTTACGGGCCCCTCAGAGCCGAAGGAAAGGAGCGGTCTCCACGAAGAAAACTGTTCTGGAAGCAGATGGCACGCGtctgagcgtgtgtgtgtgtgtgtgtgtgtgtgtgtgtgtgtgtggtttctcaCGTTTTTGCCGtatccctcctttttccttttgaggtTTGGGAAAAGCTCTTAAGTTCTGAAGCTCCACGCATTAACATATTTATGGCGGTGCCTACAATATATGCCAAGTTGATGGATTATTATGACAAACATTTCACTCAGCCTCACGTCCAGGATTTTGTACGTGCGGTCTGTGAGGAGAAAATTAGGTAAGTGAAAACAGTCCCCTCTCCTACCCAGAAAGTCTGAAAGGTCACACATACAACTTACTTCCAGTAAAACAGTTCTAGGTTTTAGGAGGCAGCGCTTTCCCTCTCCTGTAAAGTCTACATCTAGCCATTTGTATTTTCCGCACGTCCGTCCGTATTGTATCTCGCTGCGTGTCTGTCCAGctgcatctgtctctctgccggcctgtctgtctgtctggtgGTCCAGTCTGAAGGAAGAGGGCTGCCCCATCCACTCTGACCCCTCGTCAGCATGGCTCCTCGCAGCCCCCCATCGTCTCTCTCGGCCGTGGTCCTCTAGCTCTGGCCCTGAGCGCCCCCCCCTCcggagcacccccacccccgccctcccacATCCCTGGACAAACACGCTTCCTGACAGAGACACGCAGGATCTTCTGGGCCCTTCGGCGGCGTGAGGCTTCTTCCGCTCTGTCTCGTGCACCTGCAGACACCACACACTTCTCCCTGCTTGTCGCTGCAGTGGGCGTCCTGAGAGTCCGTGAGTTTTCACAGGACCGGCAGACACACGTCACCCGAGTGTGGCTCCATGAGGCCAGCACAGCCAGTCAGCGGAACACCGAGTGAGCCGCTGCGCAAGCCTGACCTTGAAATCTGTGCGCGTGTCCCTGTGGCTTCCACCCCGCTCCACGCCCCCGGTTCCCGCTTCTTAGGAGGAGCACAGGAGGGTCGTCCACTGTGCTTCCTGGAGAGAATTCCGGATCATCCGAGCCAATATCCGACATGGCCGTgattctgccccctcccccattgctTTGCTCCCCATCCGGTGTTGCCTGCCTcccgcctccccagccccctcacgAGGCATCTGGCCCCCAGGACAAGAGCGGCATCAGTCGTACATGTTCCCCAGACCTAAAGAGCCAAGGGCAAGCGTGGGATCAGAGAGAGGAAACCAGGGTGATTTCCGAGAGGCAGAGGCCCCAAGGCCTCACCGGCTTGGGCTCGTGGTGGGGCGGGTCCTCGTGAGCTCACCTCGTGAACTAGAAACAGAACCAGCTGTGTGGCGGGGACAGGAGTGCCCGGGGGCTGCCTGAGCGACTCTCCCCTCCACGAGCCAGCCGGCTACAGCAGTGCCCACCCGTGGGCCGTGTGCTTCCGGCGGCCTCTTGCCCTCTGACCTGGAAGCAGTTTCTCCCAAACCAAAGCCTTACTACCTCTGCTGAGGTTTGGGCTGGTTCATAAATAGCGTATGGCTTGCAAAGAATGCCTTCAAAGGccctaaagttatttttttaccTCGATTACCCATTCCTTTGGAAGACTCGTTTGCACCCTAAGATACACCCaacaaattcatttcaaaaaacaGACTTAGAATTTAGCCCGCAACTCCCGCTCGCGTCCTGAACCGTAGGGCAGTGGCGGCGAGTGAAGAGCTGTGTGTGTCCACTTGCGGTCCCTAAGACTGTCCCCTTCGTGCTGGCAGGTTGATGGTTTCGGGGTCcgctgccctgcccctgcctgtgCTGGAGAAGTGGCAAAGGGTCACCGGCCACACTTTGCTGGAGCGGTATGGGATGACGGAGATCGGCATGGCCCTGTCCAACCCCCTGACCACGGCTCGCACGCCAGGTACCCACCAGCCGcgtcctctccctccctgcgCCCCGAGccctcggggggcggggggggccagTCTGGGGAGCGCGCTGCCCTGCTGGGCCGGAGAACTCTCTTGGGGTGTTGGCCAGGTGGCTGGGGCCTGTCCCCCTGCCACTTCCGCGCAGACCAGGCTTGCCGCTGGCCAGAGCGTCCCATCCAGGAACCACGCAGGGTataggggcaggggtgagggagcccTCTATCTGTCTGGATGACCGTTCCTAAGTCCAGCCTTTTCTCCGGCGCCCcactccgacttcagctcagacttTCACGTCCTGGGTCCTTAGCAAGGAGTCCACAGCGGAGCCCAAGCCCGGGAAGTGAATGTGCCCCGTTTCTGTTCTCAGCTCCCTCCCCGTCCTCACAAGGCACCCCCTCCATGGTGTCCACAACATGAAAGGGATCCCATTTAGAAATAAGACCAAACACTTCTGTGTCTGTGATTATATCCACACGTGCATGTATCTCGCACGTACGATAAAACTCACCGTGTCCACGTTCAGTCTGTGAGTCTTGGAAACACACCTAACCATGTAGCCCCCATCACACTCGAGACACAGAAACGTCCGATGCCGCAGACCCTCCCCTTGTGCGTGCtcggcaccccacccccccaccccaggccaggcAGGCATGCACCTCGTCTCTGTGCTTTTTCTGGAATGTCCTACAGGACGTGGCCTTTTGGGTCCCTTCGCGGGGTGTGGCATCCACATGGACACATGTCCTTTCCCACGCCGAGCGGACTTCCACGGGGCAGACCAGCCGCTGTTTGCTACCGC from Panthera tigris isolate Pti1 chromosome E2, P.tigris_Pti1_mat1.1, whole genome shotgun sequence includes these protein-coding regions:
- the ACSF3 gene encoding LOW QUALITY PROTEIN: malonate--CoA ligase ACSF3, mitochondrial (The sequence of the model RefSeq protein was modified relative to this genomic sequence to represent the inferred CDS: inserted 1 base in 1 codon), with protein sequence MSLRRLLCAAASRRPAPVRCRRGSPLHTAPAACSDRSAPVFGRALAFGDRIALVDQHGRHTYKDLYHHSLRLSRELCRLLGCAGGDLQEERVSFMCSNDVSYVVAQWASWMSXGVAVPLYRKHPQAELEYVIRDSRSAVVLAGREYVELLGPVVGRLGVPLLPLPPTVYGAAAEAPGEWRVPEQNWRDRGAMIIYTSGTTGRPKGVLSTHHNIRAMVTGLVHKWAWTKDDVILHSLPLHHVHGVVNKLLCPLWVGATCVMLPEFSAELVWEKLLSSEAPRINIFMAVPTIYAKLMDYYDKHFTQPHVQDFVRAVCEEKIRLMVSGSAALPLPVLEKWQRVTGHTLLERYGMTEIGMALSNPLTTARTPGSVGTPLPGVEVRIVSENPKKDGYPYVLHAEGNEKETKVTPGFTEKEGELLVRGPSVFREYWDKPEETRNAFTCDGWFKTGDTAVFKDGRYWIRGRTSVDIIKSGGYKISALEVERLLLAHPSITDVAVIGVPDMTWGQRVTAVVTLQEGHSLSHRELKEWARGVLAPYAVPSELLLVEEIPRNQMGKINKRDLIRQFYPSDQGAPRPGTGEPASPVN